A part of Rattus rattus isolate New Zealand chromosome 6, Rrattus_CSIRO_v1, whole genome shotgun sequence genomic DNA contains:
- the Mansc1 gene encoding MANSC domain-containing protein 1, translated as MLFRGDSVAYTLVVISFLTPRLSAGQNCFTKSLEDVVIDIQSSLSKGIRGNEPIHTAAQEDCIRTCCSTQDIAGDKSCNLMIFDTRKTDRQPNCYLFFCPSEDACPLKPAKGLVSYRLFRDVPLTRANSSLQKVTQEESLLLGHASPGVTPGVPPPAGYPKPTGLFWRDVSSPKPTTSQHLQKYIQVDDASTQPPSYEGKNHSQSLQLPSELNMVHVLPKTPPFPTVAPHGGNASATLKPALLLASISVTPKTSRPKDATTVPHVTTVTSESPAVPVSTGFTPVVSPQAALTTILQAPTDSKGIFETVPFRGGSKLTSDTRHGKRPAATSLSTSESSVINKTAPWENGRISVGSIPRNRGPNTQHGLSFEKWLLIGTLLFGVLFLVIGLVLLGRMLVESLRRKRYSRLDYLINGIYVDI; from the exons ATGCTCTTCAGGGGAGACAGTGTGGCTTACACATTGGTAGTCATTTCCTTCCTGACACCAAGGCTGTCCGCTGGTCAGAACTGCTTCACCAAGAGCCTAGAGGATGTTGTCATCGACATTCAGTCTTCGCTTTCCAAAGGCATCAGAGGCAATGAGCCCATACACACGGCAGCTCAGGAAGACTGCATCCGAACCTGCTGTTCAACACAAGACATAGCCG GGGACAAGTCATGTAATTTGATGATCTTCGACACccggaagacagacagacagcccaaCTGCTACCTGTTTTTCTGTCCCAGTGAGGACGCCTGTCCACTGAAGCCAGCCAAGGGCCTTGTGAGCTACAGGCTCTTCAGAG ATGTTCCGCTGACCAGAGCTAATTCATCACTCCAAAAGGTAACACAAGAGGAGTCTCTCTTACTTGGCCACGCCTCACCAGGAGTCACCCCTGGGGTCCCTCCCCCAGCAGGTTACCCAAAGCCCACCGGCCTGTTTTGGAGAGACGTATCTTCTCCGAAGCCCACAACCTCCCAGCACTTACAGAAATACATCCAGGTTGATGACGCAAGCACGCAGCCCCCTTCCTATGAAGGGAAAAACCATTCTCAGAGCTTACAGCTTCCCTCAGAACTAAACATGGTTCATGTGCTCCCTAAAACGCCCCCATTTCCCACTGTGGCTCCCCACGGTGGTAACGCCTCTGCCACCCTGAAACCTGCACTTCTGCTGGCCAGCATTTCAGTGACACCTAAGACTTCACGGCCGAAGGACGCCACCACAGTTCCACACGTAACCACTGTGACCTCGGAGTCCCCAGCAGTCCCCGTGTCTACAGGTTTTACACCCGTGGTTTCACCCCAGGCAGCTTTGACGACCATCCTTCAAGCACCTACAGACTCGAAAGGCATCTTCGAAACAGTGCCCTTTCGAGGAGGCTCCAAGCTAACTTCAGACACGAGGCATGGGAAGCGCCCTGCCGCCACTTCTTTGTCAACCTCAGAGTCTTCTGTTATAAACAAGACTGCTCCCTGGGAGAACGGGAGGATCAGTGTAGGCAGCATACCACGGAACAGGGGTCCAAACACCCAGCATGGCCTTTCGTTTGAGAAATGGCTTCTCATTGGGACGCTCCTCTTCGGTGTTTTGTTTCTGGTAATAGGCCTCGTCCTCTTGGGTAGGATGCTGGTTGAATCCCTCCGTAGGAAACGGTATTCAAGACTTGACTACTTGATCAATGGGATCTATGTTGACATCTAA